A stretch of the Neodiprion lecontei isolate iyNeoLeco1 chromosome 4, iyNeoLeco1.1, whole genome shotgun sequence genome encodes the following:
- the LOC107220036 gene encoding Hermansky-Pudlak syndrome 3 protein, giving the protein MVRVIPVHNFLSQNVATIEEPTASCVACNLHGELLLLALPTHCVEVHDLKTSDLKLLTVFPTVDLVCQILHCTTGDYVATLESKISRDGLTTSYFVRVYVNWALVESQGHAMRARIAGRVTPSLNRPMNSLEMIELPLNGQPTVIACCQMTGNLLVAIGCSAILHEFKVETQQTSKLKFIDFEARPWSLGFSFSPTRMEITEDFICILNSTHFLAFRLTNPMYDDIDQLSSIASTNSSSVDKTSISTNFSSLDKTDKTSSSGQQDSSPRSIENLNFKTTYKGHEQSGAVSLDLNSLVTSDSRIKSSPRDSTKVNVDQNLNNNKLLRSRLGPNKVRSKIISNPYIDWERLVCNEHNELQRLASRGIVETNSLPFTVNLPSISLERASPGHTLNPFILNPSNMDVVIKTTSPDDGWSENYAVKNLLRIKISNQPKNSNYDGESEIFTCLELKPLYLKRECNSLCLKKSILRSDKFKYLHGITCIICTTQEGYVYHFAATNCEDSNPTCLTTYPFTAPVRHIALENTVLHALTEAGLESYTLRLSHHIARSLNYIDNYKISCPSVSEPVCLIGLHPFLGMQNLLYTSSCLVLLARAENSWTLYSLNLPSSENLYLDFLNTAKHHKNSSPITYRHLLGEAHTILRLSKEVKRFTGTSITDTSNISQDVPDSRIESLYSQSCALLGDFYVNSDLQTEWELSIPYYRMSQIRTAEIISRKSTANAPGLVRYLSESLANMRSGPEADALFQTHNVVDLLSSESVEELSILILRSSILREYATDKLINVLSKQVSSDCARLATVLLYLQSEKQEVAKEVLAPISEVFVEKMVLEHWHLLFDSTALKKRSRAVPTFSEFSGILMQLKTRIFAEVLTQLIDDGILTLHQVVQVFLEYLPSRVGRDGHDAAAALQLFIETYFQCFYGDKSLERSCCSITETANDFAIAEAFRILVRSYLGNLTQSKVYKTVENITDCNQNEEKAYLFANKRPLYLNKLPPYSTECKRVQRHEEINNTCDVFKSIRSEVPKLQALLASGYLPAECIREVKQFLETQEIEGHLALKSLCITDNEIVTRMLMIEYPQAVLQYAKDKYTKETEWKCLIQLLQNEISMLDEGQESQQCFFDQIMKDTLTYLAQTLPLDELCRVLPKEDEAAYKRYTDACRRAGHADHVKSLIVATGHQLLATLNL; this is encoded by the exons ATGGTACGTGTGATTCCAGTGCATAATTTTTTGAGCCAGAACGTGGCCACAATAGAAGAGCCCACTGCATCGTGTGTAGCATGTAATCTTCACGGAGAATTATTGTTGTTGGCATTACCAACCCATTGTGTCGAGGTTCATGATCTCAAAACGTCTGACCTGAAACTTCTCACAGTATTTCCAACCGTCGATTTGGTATGTCAAATCCTCCACTGTACAACAGGCGATTACGTCGCAACTCTGGAATCAAAAATATCAAGAGATGGTCTTACGACTAGCTACTTTGTAAGAGTTTACGTTAATTGGGCACTAGTAGAAAGTCAAGGACATGCCATGCGAGCAAGAATAGCAGGCAGAGTAACACCGAGCTTAAACCGTCCTATGAATAGTCTGGAGATGATAGAATTGCCTCTCAACGGTCAGCCAACGGTTATAGCATGCTGTCAGATGACAGGAAACCTACTTGTTGCAATTGGCTGTAGCGCTATTCTTCACGAGTTTAAGGTAGAGACTCAGCAAacttcgaaattaaaatttatagaCTTTGAGGCAAGGCCTTGGTCTTTGGGCTTCAGTTTTTCTCCTACTCGAATGGAAATCACAGAAGATTTCATTTGCATATTGAATTCAACGCACTTCCTCGCCTTTCGCCTAACGAATCCGATGTACGATGACATTGATCAGCTCAGTTCTATTGCCTCAACGAATTCGTCTTCAGTTGACAAAACTTCGATatctacaaatttttcttcactggATAAAACTGACAAGACATCAAGTTCCGGACAACAGGATTCATCTCCTCGTTCAATTgagaatttaaatttcaaaactaCTTATAAAGGGCATGAACAATCCGGTGCTGTTAGCCTTGATTTGAATTCTCTGGTAACTAGCGATTCTAGAATAAAATCATCCCCTCGGGATAGCACAAAAGTGAATGTAGACCAGAActtgaataacaataaattactCCGCTCTAGACTGGGTCCTAACAAGGTACGAtccaaaattatttccaaccCGTACATAGATTGGGAAAGATTGGTATGCAACGAACACAATGAATTACAAAGGCTAGCATCACGGGGCATCGTGGAAACGAATTCACTTCCATTTACCGTTAATCTACCGTCTATAAGCTTGGAGAGAGCAAGTCCTGGACACACCTTGAATCCGTTTATATTGAATCCAAGCAACATGGACGTTGTGATAAAAACAACATCACCGGACGACGGTTGGTCAGAAAATTATgcagtgaaaaatttactccgtataaaaatatcgaaccaACCCAAGAACTCGAACTATGATGGGGAGTCAGAGATATTTACTTGTCTTGAATTAAAACCTCTGTACCTGAAAAGGGAGTGCAACAGTCTCTGCTTAAAGAAGTCTATACTCAGGTCCGATAAGTTTAAATATCTTCATGGTATTACATGTATTATCTGTACCACTCAAGAGGGATATGTCTACCACTTTGCGGCAACAAACTGTGAGGATTCCAACCCGACTTGCTTGACAACCTATCCATTCACTGCACCCGTTCGTCATATTGCTTTGGAAAACACTGTCCTTCACGCGCTCACCGAAGCTGGACTCGAGTCCTATACTTTACGGTTGTCCCACCACATAGCTAGAAGTTTAAACTACATCGATAACTACAAAATCTCATGCCCCAGTGTATCGGAGCCTGTCTGCCTGATTGGCCTGCACCCATTTTTGGGAATGCAAAACTTATTGTATACCAGTAGTTGTCTCGTTCTTCTAGCCAGAGCAGAAAACTCCTGGACTTTGTACTCTTTGAATTTACCAAGCTCTGAAAATTTGTACTTGGATTTTTTGAACACTGCTAAACATCACAAAAACTCCAGCCCAATTACGTACAGGCACCTGCTTGGCGAAGCACACACAATACTGAGATTGTCTAAAGAAGTTAAGCGATTTACTGGTACATCCATTACGGATACGTCAAATATTAGTCAAGATGTCCCGGATTCTAGGATAGAGAGCTTATACAGCCAGTCGTGCGCCTTGTTGGGGGATTTCTATGTCAATTCTGATTTACAAACAGAATGGGAATTGAGTATTCCTTATTACAGAATGTCCCAGATAAGAACTGCAGAGATTATTTCAAGGAAATCAACAGCCAATGCTCCAGGTTTGGTCAGATATCTGAGTGAAAGCTTAGCAAACATGAgaagcggacccgaagcggaTGCCCTTTTCCAAACTCACAATGTAGTAGACTTATTAAGTTCAGAAAGTGTCGAAGAATTGTCAATTTTGATACTGAGAAGTTCGATATTGAGAGAATACGCGACTGACAAATTGATTAATGTTTTATCGAAACAGGTATCTAGCGACTGCGCAAGATTGGCAACCGTGCTGCTGTACCTGCAGTCAGAGAAACAAGAAGTGGCCAAGGAAGTATTGGCACCAATATCAGAAGTTTTCGTTGAGAAGATGGTCCTCGAGCATTGGCACCTTCTGTTCGATTCAACTGCTTTGAAAAAACGGAGCCGAGCTGTGCCAACCTTCTCGGAGTTCTCCGGTATTTTGATGCAACTGAAAACACGAATATTCGCCGAGGTTCTGACCCAGCTTATCGATGATGGTATTCTAACGTTGCATCAAGTTGTGCAAGTGTTTTTAGAGTATTTACCATCTAGAGTTGGGAGGGATGGTCATGATGCGGCAGCAGCATTGCAGCTCTTTATAGAAACATACTTTCAATGTTTCTACGGTGATAAATCGTTGGAGCGGTCTTGCTGTTCGATAACCGAGACAGCAAACGATTTTGCAATTGCGGAAGCCTTCCGAATCCTGGTGAGATCATATCTGGGCAACTTGACACAGTCAAAAGTATACAAAACAGTAGAAAACATTACAGATTGTaatcaaaatgaagaaaaagcgTACCTGTTTGCCAATAAACGGCCTTTGTATCTTAATAAATTACCCCCCTACTCGACAGAGTGTAAAAGAGTACAGCGTCatgaagaaataaacaatACGTGTGATGTATTCAAATCAATTCGTAGCGAAGTACCAAAACTGCAAGCCTTACTGGCCAGTGGATACCTACCTGCCGAATGCATACGAGAAGTAAAGCAATTTTTGGAGACCCAAGAAATCGAGGGCCATCTTGCATTAAAATCGCTATGCATAACCGACAATGAGATAGTTACACGGATGCTTATGATAGAATACCCACAGGCTGTACTACAGTATGCAAAG GATAAATATACCAAGGAAACTGAGTGGAAATGTTTGATTCAATTGCTGCAAAATGAAATCTCAATGCTGGACGAGGGTCAGGAATCTCAACAGTGCTTCTTTGATCAAATAATGAAAG ACACACTGACGTATTTGGCACAAACTTTACCTTTGGATGAACTCTGCCGAGTTCTACCAAAGGAGGATGAAGCAGCATACAAGCGCTACACAGATGCTTGTCGTCGAGCAGGTCATGCGGACCATGTAAAATCGTTGATTGTCGCAACAGGTCATCAATTATTGGCTACATTAAATCTATAA